Proteins encoded together in one Streptomyces sp. NBC_01216 window:
- a CDS encoding glycosyltransferase family 2 protein: MKTPVSPALVAVVGPVEPALLAAWTAHYRRLGIERFHLAFHFPDHVHDAWRHQLLAASHDLGIVPARISTGPWHEHTNTQLRDSLREQAGTGWHLIADSDEFQTHPAPLAEMIAQAEAARHKVIGGLMLDRATNDGRLALWRPETGLDRAFPLGGHLTRRLLKGDPRKIVLAHSSVTVASGNHRAPGHKPDPDTLACVHHFKWRSGVLDDLRRRVDRFTSGEWAEHTPAVRSEASRLLQHIDRHNGRIDVADPRLAFRRVTLDRLPDGWAAEAAKIATTWRPHTAQSQSGSTISSPSP; encoded by the coding sequence ATGAAGACGCCCGTCTCTCCCGCCCTGGTCGCGGTGGTCGGCCCGGTCGAACCGGCCCTGCTGGCCGCCTGGACCGCCCACTACCGCCGACTCGGAATCGAGCGGTTCCACCTCGCCTTCCACTTCCCCGACCACGTCCACGACGCCTGGCGACACCAGCTCCTCGCGGCCAGCCACGACCTCGGCATCGTCCCCGCCCGGATCAGCACCGGACCGTGGCACGAGCACACCAACACCCAGCTCCGCGACTCCTTGCGCGAGCAGGCCGGGACCGGCTGGCACCTGATCGCCGACTCCGACGAGTTCCAGACCCACCCCGCCCCGCTCGCCGAGATGATCGCCCAGGCCGAGGCCGCCAGGCACAAGGTGATCGGCGGGCTGATGCTCGACCGCGCCACGAACGACGGCCGCCTGGCCCTCTGGCGCCCGGAAACCGGACTGGACCGGGCCTTCCCGCTCGGCGGGCACCTCACCCGCCGGCTCCTCAAGGGCGACCCCCGCAAGATCGTCCTCGCACACTCCTCGGTGACCGTGGCCTCCGGCAACCACCGGGCACCGGGCCACAAGCCCGACCCGGACACGCTCGCGTGCGTGCACCACTTCAAGTGGCGCTCGGGCGTCCTGGACGACCTGCGCCGGCGAGTCGACCGGTTCACCTCCGGCGAGTGGGCCGAGCACACCCCGGCCGTCCGCAGCGAGGCGTCCCGGCTGTTGCAGCACATCGACCGTCACAACGGCCGCATCGACGTCGCCGATCCCCGTCTGGCCTTCCGCCGCGTCACCCTCGACCGCCTGCCGGATGGCTGGGCAGCCGAAGCCGCCAAGATCGCCACCACCTGGCGCCCGCACACGGCTCAGAGCCAGTCCGGCTCCACGATCTCCTCGCCCTCGCCCTGA
- a CDS encoding glycosyltransferase family 1 protein, which translates to MLVLYLLNVSNSSQLSADSGYTFADMLAPALTDAGADVTVASPVPVGDPRVHFAPTTSPSTKYRARFDPGMDALVSLIRDRRPEVVVANQIEAAPALRAALLEAGVDALIAGYCHYLPFSFTDTGVLELDPAMNDRGLGRSVLLAFAAGLAACDRILVHSSTAASWTTAAAARTGVDLGDKLHIVPAPRDVRLVRDPADITPPEGRATGIYNHRLYRHYGTARFTRLARRLVADAPVRLTVMDLFGTRSPERIRLDPSPERHLEELATTDGVTIASDRGDRVRYRNLLAGAHFGIAPFRPGCPWSMSVIDCQAMGLPVIGPRTGWLAEHIDHELLFDTDEQAVQITERLATDAEFYLVHAKRAYASTADLTPAVVAARYLEAIK; encoded by the coding sequence ATGCTCGTGCTGTATCTGCTCAACGTCTCCAACTCCAGTCAGCTGTCCGCCGACTCCGGCTACACCTTCGCCGACATGCTCGCCCCGGCTCTGACGGACGCCGGGGCCGACGTGACCGTGGCCTCGCCGGTCCCGGTCGGCGACCCCCGCGTGCACTTCGCGCCCACCACCTCGCCGTCCACCAAGTACCGGGCCCGCTTCGACCCCGGCATGGACGCCCTGGTCTCCCTGATCCGCGACCGGCGGCCCGAGGTGGTGGTGGCCAACCAGATCGAGGCCGCCCCCGCGCTCCGGGCCGCACTCCTGGAAGCCGGGGTGGACGCGCTGATCGCCGGCTACTGCCACTACCTGCCGTTCTCCTTCACCGACACCGGCGTCCTGGAGCTGGACCCGGCGATGAACGACCGGGGCCTGGGCCGAAGCGTGCTGCTGGCCTTCGCCGCCGGCCTCGCGGCCTGCGACCGCATCCTGGTCCACTCCTCCACCGCCGCCTCCTGGACCACCGCTGCCGCCGCCCGCACCGGCGTCGACCTCGGCGACAAGCTGCACATCGTCCCCGCCCCCAGGGACGTACGGCTGGTGCGTGACCCGGCCGACATCACCCCGCCCGAAGGCAGGGCCACCGGCATCTACAACCACCGCCTGTACAGGCACTACGGCACCGCCCGCTTCACCCGTCTCGCCCGCCGCCTCGTCGCCGACGCCCCGGTGCGGCTGACGGTGATGGACCTGTTCGGCACCCGCAGCCCCGAGCGCATCCGCCTCGACCCCAGCCCCGAACGGCACCTGGAGGAGCTGGCGACCACGGACGGCGTCACCATCGCCTCCGACCGAGGCGACCGCGTCCGCTACCGCAACCTGCTGGCCGGCGCCCACTTCGGCATCGCCCCCTTCCGGCCTGGCTGCCCCTGGTCCATGTCGGTGATCGACTGCCAGGCGATGGGCCTGCCCGTGATCGGCCCGCGTACCGGCTGGCTGGCCGAGCACATCGACCACGAGCTGCTGTTCGACACCGACGAGCAGGCCGTCCAGATCACCGAGCGCCTCGCCACGGACGCCGAGTTCTACCTGGTGCACGCCAAGCGCGCGTATGCCTCCACCGCCGACCTCACGCCCGCCGTGGTGGCCGCCCGCTACCTGGAGGCGATCAAGTGA
- a CDS encoding helix-turn-helix domain-containing protein, with product MDARDDALTVEQAAEAFAAEVAYWREVRGLAKRELARRMGFDPSYVSHVESGRHKPTEDFARRAEEALNAGKAIWKRWLDYETAKAPVAPAAAVPAPRRAEQPYATGSAIVVEHDAAHLDYDGRHYRLTMRRLLRNTGSEPITRYLIRISVDRYPGEPERSNAHYREHPLTWDELALTATCRGEAMRWQAKHDRDAFKEVWLLFENEQGRFPLYPGESVWIEYAYSVGEEKWGRWFQRAVRLPTEHLAVELAFPAELDPAVWGTETSMTAEAAPLRTAPVQREENGMRVFSWSTSTPALHARYRLEWRFRARPEREANQGEFR from the coding sequence ATGGACGCGCGGGACGACGCCTTGACGGTCGAGCAGGCCGCCGAAGCGTTCGCGGCGGAGGTCGCCTACTGGCGCGAGGTGCGGGGGCTGGCCAAGCGGGAGTTAGCCAGAAGGATGGGCTTCGACCCGTCCTACGTGAGCCACGTCGAGTCGGGCCGGCACAAGCCGACCGAGGACTTCGCCCGCCGCGCGGAGGAGGCCCTGAACGCGGGCAAGGCCATCTGGAAGCGCTGGCTGGACTACGAGACGGCCAAGGCTCCCGTGGCACCAGCGGCGGCCGTACCCGCCCCCCGCAGGGCCGAGCAGCCGTACGCGACCGGCTCGGCGATCGTCGTCGAGCACGACGCGGCCCACCTCGACTACGACGGGCGCCACTACCGGCTCACGATGCGCCGGCTGCTGCGGAACACCGGCAGTGAGCCGATCACCCGCTACCTGATCCGCATCAGCGTCGACCGCTACCCGGGCGAGCCGGAACGGTCCAACGCCCACTACCGCGAGCACCCGCTGACCTGGGACGAGCTCGCCCTGACCGCGACCTGCCGCGGCGAGGCGATGCGCTGGCAGGCCAAGCACGACCGCGACGCCTTCAAGGAGGTGTGGCTGCTGTTCGAAAACGAGCAGGGCCGCTTCCCTCTCTACCCGGGCGAGTCGGTGTGGATCGAGTACGCCTACTCCGTGGGCGAGGAGAAGTGGGGCCGCTGGTTCCAGCGCGCCGTCCGCCTGCCCACCGAGCACCTGGCGGTCGAACTCGCCTTCCCCGCCGAGCTCGACCCCGCTGTGTGGGGCACCGAGACATCCATGACCGCCGAGGCGGCGCCGCTGCGAACGGCCCCGGTCCAGCGCGAGGAGAACGGGATGCGGGTCTTCTCCTGGAGCACGTCCACACCCGCACTCCACGCCCGGTACCGTCTGGAATGGCGGTTCCGGGCGCGACCCGAACGTGAAGCGAACCAAGGGGAGTTCAGGTGA
- a CDS encoding peptide deformylase: MIQVRPSEQMRGLGVVQNGAPVLAEPARAFDLSAERETAEQVIEQLFSAMERIGQVHPFAKGMGIAAPQIAIGRAAAVVQPPDPGAPAIVLLNPRITDRSSDEDEQYEGCLSFFDVRGLVPRPLRITVETTTLEGQLVTTTYERGLARLVHHEIDHLDGLLYTVRMRTGVAPIPVEQYRQTGRSWAYEQ, encoded by the coding sequence GTGATCCAGGTGCGGCCCAGCGAGCAGATGCGTGGCCTCGGCGTCGTGCAGAACGGAGCCCCCGTCCTTGCTGAGCCCGCCCGTGCCTTCGACCTGTCGGCCGAGCGCGAGACTGCCGAGCAGGTCATCGAGCAGCTTTTCTCCGCGATGGAGCGCATCGGGCAGGTCCATCCGTTCGCCAAGGGCATGGGCATCGCGGCCCCGCAGATCGCGATCGGCCGGGCCGCCGCTGTGGTCCAGCCTCCTGACCCCGGCGCCCCGGCGATCGTCCTGCTGAACCCCCGTATCACCGACCGCTCCAGCGACGAGGACGAGCAGTACGAGGGCTGCCTGTCGTTCTTCGACGTCCGCGGCCTGGTCCCCCGGCCGCTACGGATCACCGTGGAGACCACGACGCTGGAGGGCCAACTGGTGACCACCACCTACGAACGCGGACTCGCCCGGCTGGTCCACCACGAGATCGACCACCTCGATGGCCTGCTCTACACCGTCCGGATGCGGACGGGCGTCGCTCCGATTCCTGTCGAGCAGTACCGCCAGACCGGCCGCTCGTGGGCCTACGAGCAGTAG
- a CDS encoding ParB/RepB/Spo0J family partition protein, giving the protein MTATQQPVTYITAAHPQGADPVADSKKPALKIPPVTSLFPMLSEGELLDLAESIKAEGQHEDIVLDADGVLLDGRNRLAACEIAGVEPRFTTYTGSDPTVLIFSKNIFRRHLSKGQRAMITVMARSFSGHSLRRVAKTHGLSRSRLSAANVVLTYSRELAEQVRIGALSLDNAYNTVSERKARAAALQKQYDHLREHAPDLAEQVTESEITLADATATLNERLETERLRQYVITADTVRLADGDTTPPLAELVERGDITWPEAHQRAEEFAVHRRDTIQRSRQALHLIAENWGVVQDLSARPNTAYAQEITNGLSPAARALVARLITSS; this is encoded by the coding sequence ATGACAGCCACCCAGCAGCCAGTCACCTACATCACCGCAGCGCACCCGCAGGGTGCCGACCCCGTAGCCGACAGCAAGAAGCCCGCCCTGAAGATCCCCCCCGTCACCAGCCTGTTCCCGATGCTCAGCGAGGGCGAGCTGCTCGACCTCGCCGAGTCCATCAAGGCCGAGGGCCAGCACGAGGACATCGTCCTCGATGCCGACGGCGTCCTCCTCGACGGCCGTAACCGTCTCGCCGCTTGCGAGATCGCCGGCGTCGAGCCCCGCTTCACCACCTACACCGGCAGCGACCCCACGGTGCTGATCTTCTCCAAGAACATCTTCCGCCGACACCTCAGCAAGGGACAGCGGGCCATGATCACCGTGATGGCCCGTTCATTTTCGGGACACTCCCTGCGCCGCGTGGCCAAGACCCACGGCCTCAGCCGCAGCCGCCTCTCCGCTGCCAACGTCGTCCTCACGTACTCCCGCGAGCTCGCCGAGCAGGTCCGCATCGGCGCCCTCAGCCTCGACAACGCCTACAACACAGTCTCCGAGCGCAAGGCTCGGGCCGCTGCCCTACAGAAGCAGTACGACCACCTCCGCGAGCACGCCCCCGACCTCGCCGAGCAGGTCACCGAAAGCGAGATCACCCTCGCCGACGCCACAGCCACGCTGAACGAGCGGCTGGAGACGGAACGGCTCCGGCAGTACGTGATCACTGCCGACACCGTCCGCCTCGCCGATGGCGACACCACCCCGCCCCTGGCCGAGCTCGTCGAACGGGGAGACATCACCTGGCCCGAGGCACACCAGCGCGCCGAGGAGTTCGCCGTCCACCGACGGGACACCATCCAGCGATCCAGGCAGGCTCTCCACCTCATCGCCGAGAACTGGGGCGTCGTCCAGGACCTCTCCGCCCGCCCGAACACCGCCTACGCCCAGGAGATCACCAACGGCCTCAGCCCAGCTGCCCGGGCCCTCGTCGCCCGCCTGATCACGAGCAGCTGA